TCGACGTACGGGTCGCTCTCCCGGAGCCCCTCGCTCGTCGCGTACCGGTCGAGGTCGGCGGCCAGCGACGGCGGAACGACGGTCTCTCGGTCGATCGGTTCGTCGTCCGGCGGGGCCGACGCCGCCTCTCCGCCCCCGCCGTTCCCGCCGTCGCCGGTCGCGGGCACCGCGAGGACGCGGGCGCTCGCGACGGACTCCGCCTCGCGGAGGTGTCGGGGAGCGACGCGGGTGATCTCCTCGGTCCTGAGTCCTGCCTCCCCCGCCAGCCTGACGACGAGCGCCGCGCGATACGTCTCCGCGGCGGTGACGAGCGCGTCGTAGGCGTCCGCGTCGAGATAGTCGACCATTCGTTTCGGAACTCAACGGAGACCCGAAACAAAACTGTACCGGAGGTTCACCTCTCGACCGTCCAGACCGAATAGATCGCTCGGAGCGACACGCCGGAGCGCTTTACCCGTGTCGTTGGTTTCGGATTTTCAGTCGGTTCCGAAACGAGCGATGGGGGTCACTCCGCGGCGCCGACTCCCCATGACACGTGGTCCCATAGCCGCTCGTAGCCGTAGTAAGTGAGCGTCTTTACGGCGTTGGTTACGAAGCCGATGCTCGCTGCCTGTCCCACGTCTCCGACGACGAGCCACGCGACCAGAACTGTGATCGTCACCATCAACGCCCGATAGCAGAGGGTCTTGACGACCGCGCGGCGCCGAGCGTGGACCGCGTCGCGCGAGAAGACGTTCGCACCCATGCCTTCCACTTCGGCCGCCACCGGTAAGTAACCGGTAGTCATATCTCAACCGGTAGGAAGTAATTACTATTGGTTTCTCCTTTCGCGAACGGTCGACTCGATTTCGCCCACGACCTCCGGGTTGCGGAGCGCGCTCACGTCCCCGAACTCCTCGCCGCGGGCGATGTCCTCCAAGAGCCGCCGCATGATCTTCCCCGAGCGCGTCTTCGGGAGTTCGGGGGTGAACACGACCCGGTCGGGCCGGGCCACGTCCCCCACCGCGCTCGTCAGCCGGTCCCCGATGGCCCCCCGGAGGGTCTCGTCGGGCTCGACGCCGCTCTTGGTCGTCACGTACGCGACGATGTTCCCGTCGTCGTCGCCCACGACCGCGGCCTCGGTCACGCCCGCGGCGTCGACGATGGCCGCCTCCAGTTCGCCCGTGTTGAACCGCTGTGCGCGGACGTTGATCACGTCGTCGACGCGCCCGAGGATCGTGACGTAGCCGTCCTCGTCGACGGCCGCGCCGTCGCCGGTCCGGTAGCGCCAGCCGTCCTCGCCGTTCAGCCAGTACTCCCGGAGGTAGCGCTCGTCGCCCTCGCGGAGCCCGCGGAGCATCCCGGGCCACGGGGACGCGAGCGTGAGGTAGCCGGACTCCCCGGGCTCGACCGCCTCGCCGTCCTCGTCGACGACGCGGGCGTCTATCCCCGGGAGCGGCGGACCGACTTTCCCGGGCTTCATCGGGGTGACGCCGGGAAGCGTGGCGAGCGCGATGGCGCCGGTCTCGGTCTGCCACCACGTGTCCACGACCGGCGCGTCGCCGCCGCCGACGTGCTCGCGGTACCAGCGCCACGCCTTCGGCGTGATCGACTCCCCGACGGTCCCCAGGAGTCGGAT
The sequence above is a segment of the Halorubrum sp. 2020YC2 genome. Coding sequences within it:
- a CDS encoding DUF2061 domain-containing protein is translated as MGANVFSRDAVHARRRAVVKTLCYRALMVTITVLVAWLVVGDVGQAASIGFVTNAVKTLTYYGYERLWDHVSWGVGAAE